A genome region from Trachemys scripta elegans isolate TJP31775 chromosome 2, CAS_Tse_1.0, whole genome shotgun sequence includes the following:
- the DUSP26 gene encoding dual specificity protein phosphatase 26, with amino-acid sequence MAFMSRFSRSSSRSPSRGSQEDASNHPILSVFELERLLYTGKTACNHADEVWPGLYLGDQDIAANRRELARLRITHILNASHSKWRGGAEYYEGTGIRYLGIEAHDSPSFDMSPYFHPSADFIHQALSEGGGRILVHCAVGVSRSATLVLAYLMIRHRMTLVEAIKTVKDHRGIIPNRGFLHQLVSLDNSLRLKRRA; translated from the exons ATGGCTTTTATGTCCAGGTTCTCCAGAAGCAGCTCCAGGTCACCCAGCCGGGGGTCTCAGGAAGACGCCAGcaaccaccccatcctcagtgtctTTGAGCTGGAGAGGCTGCTGTACACGGGGAAGACGGCCTGTAACCATGCAGATGAGGTCTGGCCAGGACTCTACTTGGGAGACCA AGATATAGCAGCCAATCGGCGTGAGCTGGCCCGCCTGCGCATCACCCACATCCTCAATGCCTCGCACAGCAAGTGGAGAGGGGGTGCTGAGTACTATGAGGGCACCGGCATCCGCTACCTTGGCATCGAGGCCCACGACTCGCCCAGCTTCGACATGAGTCCCTACTTCCACCCCTCAGCTGACTTCATCCACCAGGCGCTGagtgagggaggag GAAGGATCCTCGTCCACTGTGCTGTCGGGGTGAGCCGCTCGGCCACCTTGGTCCTCGCCTACCTCATGATCCGCCACCGTATGACCCTGGTGGAAGCCATAAAGACTGTCAAGGACCACCGCGGCATCATCCCCAACCGGGGCTTCCTGCACCAGCTGGTCTCCCTGGATAACTCCCTGAGGCTGAAGCGGCGAGCATga